In Phragmites australis chromosome 16, lpPhrAust1.1, whole genome shotgun sequence, one DNA window encodes the following:
- the LOC133895238 gene encoding BEL1-like homeodomain protein 8: MQMQCNTLCSYLNSLLPASIASSPPLSSARATAPPRMMMSAGAAAGFADHVAQRSRRDKLRFPPPTHHAMALLPPPPPDHDINAPNQLAYLHAPTWPRAKLEHHDDAAQFTTLLQQQAALALTLSPAYQGSLQSVVVLTGSRFLRPAQQLLDDICAALLPEGTIEGASGGVGSFSLLQPAAERLDGHGREHRRPEFREEKAKLLYMQEEVCKRYRHYRQQMQTVVSSFESIPGLSSATPYASSVLKAIYRHFRCLRMVISRQIQYMNRLLGEELLSLPGSITEHHQKSQQPAVWKPHRGHSERAVTVLRAWLFDNFLQPYPSDEDKQMLATRTGLSRNQVSNWFINARVRLWKPMVEEMYKLETRSSAAAAGSTNCTPLDTSGAAMSSDTARTLPPPPAMAGGHHQMMEEECMDHAPPPTTCLSGY, translated from the exons ATGCAAATGCAATGCAACACCCTTTGCTCGTACCTCAACTCTCTCTTGCCAGCCTCGATCgcctcctctccccctctctccagCGCGCGAGCGACAGCACCCCCGCGCATGATGATGAGCGCTGGCGCGGCTGCCGGATTTGCCGACCACGTTGCGCAGAGAAGCCGACGCGACAAGCTCCGCTTTCCACCACCCACCCACCACGCCATGGCCTTGCTCCCGCCGCCCCCTCCTGACCACGATATCAATGCTCCAAATCAACTCGCCTACCTTCACGCGCCCACGTGGCCGCGCGCCAAGCTGGAGCACCACGACGACGCTGCCCAGTTCACGAccctgctgcagcagcaggctGCGCTCGCCCTCACGCTGTCGCCGGCGTACCAGGGCTCGTTGCAGAGCGTCGTGGTCCTCACGGGGTCCCGCTTCCTGAGGCCCGCGCAGCAGCTGCTCGACGACATCTGCGCCGCCCTGCTGCCGGAGGGTACTATTGAGGGTGCCAGTGGGGGTGTTGGCTCCTTCTCGTTGCTCCAACCGGCCGCGGAGAGACTGGATGGCCACGGACGAGAGCATCGGCGGCCGGAGTTCCGGGAGGAGAAGGCTAAGCTGCTCTACATGCAGGAGGAG GTATGCAAAAGGTACAGGCATTATCGCCAACAAATGCAGACAGTGGTGTCCTCGTTTGAATCGATTCCTGGGCTGAGTTCTGCTACCCCTTACGCATCGTCAGTGCTCAAGGCCATATACAGGCACTTCCGATGCTTAAGGATGGTTATATCAAGGCAGATACAGTACATGAACAGGCTCCTGGGAGAGGAGCTCCTGTCGCTGCCGGGCTCAATCACGGAGCACCACCAGAAGAGCCAGCAGCCAGCAGTGTGGAAGCCGCACAGGGGCCACTCTGAGCGAGCCGTCACTGTGCTGAGGGCCTGGCTCTTCGACAATTTTCTTCAGCC GTACCCCTCGGATGAAGATAAGCAGATGCTAGCTACTCGCACCGGCCTGTCTCGGAACCAG GTGTCCAACTGGTTCATCAACGCGCGCGTCCGGCTGTGGAAGCCCATGGTGGAGGAGATGTACAAGCTGGAGACCCGCTCCTCGGCGGCGGCTGCTGGGAGCACCAACTGCACCCCGTTGGACACCTCTGGAGCGGCCATGTCCAGCGACACCGCACGCACGCTGCCTCCTCCCCCGGCCATGGCCGGAGGCCACCACCAGATGATGGAAGAAGAGTGCATGGATCATGCTCCTCCACCGACTACTTGTCTGTCTGGTTACTAA
- the LOC133895486 gene encoding ABC transporter F family member 1-like, with product MVSDASKKKAAQKKAAAAAKRGGKAPTSTSSSSSSASNKAAADGVAALKLSDRTCTGVLASHPLSRDIHIESLSLTFHGHDLIVDSELEFNYGRRYGLLGLNGCGKSTLLTAIGCRELPIPEHMDIYHLTREIEASDMSALQAVVSCDEERVKLEKEAEILAAQDDGGGDALDRVYERLEAIDASTAEKRAAEILFGLGFNKQMQAKKTRDFSGGWRMRIALARALFMNPTILLLDEPTNHLDLEACVWLEETLKKFDRILVVISHSQDFLNGVCTNIIHMQNKKLKLYTGNYDQYVQTRSELEENQMKQYKWEQEQIASMKEYIARFGHGSAKLARQAQSKEKTLAKMERGGLTEKVVRDKILVFRFTNVGKLPPPVLQFVEVTFGYTPDNLIYKNIDFGVDLDSRIALVGPNGAGKSTLLKLMTGDLVPLDGMVRRHNHLRIAQFHQHLTEMLDLDMSALQYMMKEYPGNEEERMRAAVGKFGLSGKAQVMPMRNLSDGQRSRVIFAWLAYRQPQLLLLDEPTNHLDIETIDSLAEALSEWDGGLVLVSHDFRLINQVAQEIWVCENQAVTRWEGDIMEFKEHLRSKAGLSD from the exons ATGGTCTCCGACGCCAGCAAGAAGAAGGCCGCGCAGAAGAAAGCCGCCGCAGCAGCCAAGAGGGGAGGCAAGGCGCCCACCTCCACCTCTTCATCCTCTTCCTCGGCCTCCAATAAGGCGGCTGCCGATGGCGTCGCCGCGCTTAAGCTCTCCGATCGCACCTGCACCGGCGTCCTCGCCTCCCACCCGCTCTCCCGAGATATCCAC ATAGAGTCTCTTTCATTAACATTTCACGGACATGACCTTATTGTAGATTCTGAGTTGGAGTTCAACTATGGGAG GCGATACGGTTTGCTTGGCCTAAATGGCTGTGGAAAATCTACTCTTCTCACAGCAATAGGCTGCAGAGAACTCCCTATCCCTGAACACATGGACATATACCATCTCACCCGTGAGATTGAGGCTTCAGACATGTCTGCACTACAAGCTGTTGTTAGTTGTGATGAAGAAAGAGTGAAGTTGGAAAAGGAAGCTGAAATTCTGGCTGCACAG GATGACGGTGGCGGTGATGCTTTGGATCGTGTATATGAGCGTCTAGAAGCGATTGATGCATCAACTGCTGAAAAGCGTGCTGCTGAGATATTATTTGGTTTAGGTTTTAACAAACAAATGCAGGCAAAGAAAACTCGAGATTTTTCTGGTGGCTGGCGTATGAGGATTGCTTTGGCAAGAGCGCTGTTCATGAATCCAACAATCCTTTTGCTTGATGAGCCCACAAACCATCTTG ATCTTGAGGCATGTGTCTGGTTGGAAGAGACGCTAAAGAAATTTGACCGTATACTTGTTGTCATATCACACTCCCAGGACTTTCTAAATGGAGTGTGCACTAACATCATCCACATGCAGAACAAGAAGCTCAAGTTATATACTGGTAACTATGACCAGTACGTTCAAACCCGCTCCGAACTTGAAGAGAATCAGATGAAGCAGTACAAATGGGAGCAGGAGCAGATTGCTTCAATGAAGGAGTACATTGCACGGTTTGGTCATGGGTCTGCAAAGCTTGCACGTCAGGCTCAAAGTAAGGAGAAAACTCTAGCAAAGATGGAGCGTGGCGGGCTCACCGAAAAGGTTGTTAGGGACAAAATACTGGTTTTCCGCTTTACAAATGTTGGCAAACTTCCACCACCAGTGCTGCAGTTTGTTGAGGTCACGTTTGgctacacaccggataatctCATATACAAGAACATTGACTTTGGTGTTGACCTTGACTCTAGAATTGCACTGGTTGGTCCCAATGGGGCAGGGAAGAGCACTCTTCTGAAACTCATGACAGGTGACCTGGTTCCATTGGATGGAATGGTGAGGCGCCACAATCACCTGCGAATCGCGCAGTTCCATCAGCATCTGACGGAGATGCTGGACCTGGACATGTCGGCCCTGCAGTACATGATGAAGGAATACCCTGGGAATGAAGAAGAGAGGATGAGAGCTGCAGTTGGTAAGTTTGGTCTGTCAGGGAAGGCTCAGGTGATGCCGATGAGGAATCTCTCCGACGGGCAGAGGAGCCGTGTCATCTTTGCGTGGCTGGCATACAGGCAGCCACAACTACTGCTGCTTGACGAGCCGACGAACCATCTTGATATTGAGACCATCGACTCGCTAGCGGAGGCGCTAAGCGAATGGGACGGTGGTTTGGTCCTGGTGAGCCATGACTTTAGGCTGATCAACCAGGTTGCTCAAGAGATCTGGGTGTGTGAGAACCAGGCAGTAACTAGGTGGGAAGGTGATATCATGGAATTCAAGGAACATTTAAGGAGTAAGGCTGGTCTATCCGACTAG
- the LOC133895329 gene encoding ABC transporter B family member 1-like, which yields MSSDPEEIRARVVVLGAHADAADEWARPELEAFHLPSPSHQPPRFLGEEDQATPPPHPEPEAPPATNTCSSSPAAAPPPSPPPPAPLETEQPPNAKPSSSSNNDKNPSPPAALRDLFRFADGLDCILMAVGTLGALVHGCSLPVFLRFFADLVDSFGSHANDPDTMVRLVVKYAFYFLVVGAAIWASSWAEISCWMWTGERQSTRMRIRYLEAALRQDVSFFDTDVRTSDVIYAINADAVIVQDAISEKLGNLIHYMATFVAGFVVGFTAAWQLALVTLAVVPLIAVIGGLSAAALAKLSSRSQDALSNASNIAEQALAQIRIVQAFVGEERAMRAYSAALAVAQRVGYRSGFAKGLGLGGTYFTVFCCYALLLWYGGHLVRRHHTNGGLAIATMFSVMIGGLALGQSAPSMAAFAKARVAAAKIFRIIDHKPRIERDGEGGVELESVTGRVEMRNVDFAYPSRPDVPILRGFSLSVPAGKTIALVGSSGSGKSTVVSLIERFYDPNAGQILLDGHDLKALKLRWVRQQIGLVSQEPTLFATSIKENLLLGRESQGATQAEMEEAARVANAHSFIIKLPDGYDTQVGERGLQLSGGQKQRIAIARAMLKNPAILLLDEATSALDSESEKLVQEALDRFMIGRTTLVIAHRLSTIRKADLVAVLQGGAVSEVGTHDELMAKGENGTYAKLIRMQEQAHEAALVNARRSSARPSSARNSVSSPIMTRNSSYGRSPYSRRLSDFSTSDFSLSIHDPSHHHHHRMAEKLAFRAGASSFWRLAKMNSPEWGYALVGSLGSMVCGSFSAIFAYILSAVLSVYYAPDPRHMKREIGKYCYLLIGMSSAALLFNTVQHVFWDTVGENLTKRVRDKMFAAVLRNEIAWFDAEENASARVAARLALDAQNVRSAIGDRISIIVQNSALMLVACTAGFILQWRLALVLLAVFPLVVGATVLQKMFMKGFSGDLEGAHARATQIAGEAVANLRTVAAFNAEGKITGLFEANLRGPLRRCFWKGQIAGSGYGVAQFLLYASYALGLWYAAWLVKHGISDFSRTIRVFMVLMVSANGAAETLTLAPDFIKGGRAMHSVFETIDRKTEVEPDDVDAAPVPERPRGEVELKHVDFSYPSRPDIQVFQDLSLRARAGRTLALVGPSGCGKSSVLALIQRFYEPTSGRVLLDGKDVRKYNLQALRRVIAMVPQEPFLFAASIHDNIAYGREGATEAEVVEAATQANAHKFISALPEGYRTQVGERGVQLSGGQRQRIAIARALVKQAAIMLLDEATSALDAESERCVQEALERAGSGRTTIVVAHRLATVRNAHTIAVIDDGKVMEQGSHSHLLNHHPDGCYARMLQLQRLTGATAASTSNGTA from the exons ATGTCTAGCGACCCCGAGGAGATCAGGGCCCGCGTCGTCGTCCTCGGCGCCCACGCCGACGCAGCCGACGAGTGGGCCCGTCCGGAGCTAGAGGCCTTccacctcccctccccctcccatCAGCCCCCCCGCTTCCTAGGAGAGGAGGACCAAGCAACGCCACCTCCTCACCCAGAACCAGAAGCACCCCCCGCCACCAACACATGTAGCAGCAGCCCAGCTGCCGCTCCtcctccgtcgccgccgcctcctgcgCCACTGGAGACCGAGCAGCCGCCCAATGCTAAAccatcgtcctcctccaacaatgacaagaacccgtccccgcctgccgccctgcgcGACCTCTTCCGCTTCGCCGACGGCCTCGACTGCATCCTCATGGCCGTCGGCACACTCGGCGCTCTCGTCCACGGCTGCTCCCTTCCGGTCTTCCTCCGCTTCTTCGCCGACCTCGTTGACTCCTTCGGCTCCCATGCCAACGACCCGGACACCATGGTCCGCCTCGTCGTCAAGTACGCCTTCTACTTCCTCGTCGTCGGAGCAGCCATTTGGGCATCCTCATGGGCAG AGATCTCGTGCTGGATGTGGACCGGCGAGCGCCAGTCGACGAGGATGCGGATCCGCTACCTGGAGGCGGCGCTGCGCCAGGACGTCTCCTTCTTCGACACCGATGTCCGCACCTCCGACGTCATCTACGCCATCAACGCCGACGCAGTCATCGTGCAGGACGCCATCAGCGAGAAGCTCGGCAACCTCATCCACTACATGGCCACCTTTGTCGCAGGCTTCGTCGTCGGATTCACCGCCGCCTGGCAGCTCGCGCTCGTCACGCTCGCCGTCGTGCCGCTCATCGCCGTCATCGGCGGCCTCAGCGCCGCTGCGCTCGCCAAGCTCTCCTCCAGGAGCCAGGACGCGCTCTCCAACGCCAGCAACATCGCCGAGCAGGCGCTCGCGCAGATACGGATCGTGCAGGCCTTCGTCGGCGAGGAGCGCGCAATGCGGGCCTACTCGGCGGCGCTCGCCGTGGCGCAGAGGGTCGGCTACCGCAGCGGCTTCGCCAAGggcctcggcctcggcggcACCTACTTCACCGTCTTCTGCTGCTACGCGCTGCTGCTCTGGTACGGCGGCCACCTCGTGCGCCGCCACCACACCAACGGTGGCCTCGCCATCGCAACCATGTTCTCCGTCATGATCGGCGGCCT GGCCCTGGGGCAGTCTGCGCCGAGCATGGCGGCGTTCGCCAAGGCGCGCGTGGCGGCGGCGAAGATATTCCGGATCATCGACCACAAGCCGCGCATCGAGCGGGACGGCGAGGGCGGCGTGGAGCTGGAGTCAGTGACGGGGCGGGTGGAGATGAGGAACGTGGACTTCGCGTACCCGTCCCGGCCGGACGTCCCCATCCTGCGCGGCTTCTCGCTGAGCGTGCCCGCTGGGAAGACCATCGCGCTGGTCGGCAGCTCCGGCTCCGGCAAGAGCACCGTCGTGTCCCTCATCGAGAGGTTCTACGACCCGAATGCAG GGCAAATCCTGCTTGACGGGCATGATCTCAAGGCACTGAAGCTGCGTTGGGTGCGGCAGCAGATTGGGTTGGTGAGCCAGGAGCCGACGCTGTTCGCGACGAGCATCAAGGAGAACCTGCTGCTGGGGCGGGAAAGCCAGGGCGCGACGCAGGCGGAGatggaggaggcggccagggttgcCAACGCccactccttcatcatcaagctgCCCGATGGCTACGACACGCAG GTGGGCGAGCGCGGCCTGCAGCTCTCCGGCGGCCAGAAGCAGCGCATCGCCATCGCCCGCGCCATGCTCAAGAACCCGGCCATCCTCCTGCTGGACGAGGCCACCAGCGCCCTCGACTCCGAGTCTGAGAAGCTCGTGCAAGAGGCGCTCGACCGCTTCATGATCGGCCGCACCACGCTCGTCATCGCCCACAGGCTCTCCACCATCCGCAAGGCCGACCTCGTCGCCGTCCTGCAGGGCGGTGCCGTCTCCGAGGTGGGCACGCACGACGAGCTCATGGCCAAGGGGGAGAACGGCACCTACGCCAAGCTCATCCGAATGCAGGAGCAGGCGCACGAGGCCGCCCTCGTCAACGCCAGGAGGAGCAGCGCCAGGCCCTCCAGCGCCCGCAACTCCGTCAGCTCCCCCATCATGACGCGCAACTCCTCCTACGGCCGCTCGCCCTACTCCCGCCGCCTCTCCGACTTCTCCACCTCCGACTTCAGCCTCTCCATCCACGACCCcagccaccaccatcaccaccggATGGCGGAGAAGCTGGCGTTCCGCGCGGGGGCCAGCTCCTTCTGGCGCCTGGCCAAGATGAACTCGCCCGAGTGGGGCTACGCGCTCGTCGGTTCCCTCGGCTCCATGGTGTGCGGCTCCTTCAGCGCCATCTTCGCCTACATCCTCAGCGCCGTGCTCAGCGTCTACTACGCGCCGGACCCCCGGCACATGAAGCGCGAGATCGGCAAGTACTGCTACCTGCTCATCGGCATGTCCTCGGCGGCGCTGCTCTTCAACACGGTGCAGCACGTGTTCTGGGACACCGTGGGCGAGAACCTTACCAAGCGTGTGCGCGATAAGATGTTCGCCGCTGTGCTCCGCAACGAGATCGCCTGGTTCGACGCCGAGGAGAACGCCAGCGCGCGCGTCGCCGCCAGGCTCGCGCTCGACGCCCAGAACGTGCGCTCCGCCATCGGGGACCGCATCTCCATCATCGTCCAGAACTCGGCGCTCATGCTCGTGGCCTGCACCGCGGGCTTCATTCTGCAGTGGCGTCTTGCGCTCGTACTCCTCGCCGTCTTCCCTCTCGTTGTCGGCGCCACCGTCCTGCAGAAGATGTTCATGAAGGGCTTCTCCGGGGACCTGGAGGGCGCGCACGCTCGGGCCACGCAGATCGCTGGTGAGGCCGTGGCGAACTTGCGCACTGTGGCGGCTTTCAACGCGGAGGGCAAGATCACGGGACTCTTCGAGGCCAACCTGCGTGGCCCTCTCCGGCGGTGCTTCTGGAAGGGCCAGATAGCCGGGAGCGGCTACGGCGTGGCACAGTTCCTGCTGTACGCGTCGTACGCGCTGGGCCTGTGGTACGCGGCGTGGCTCGTCAAGCACGGCATCTCCGACTTCTCCAGGACCATCCGCGTGTTCATGGTGCTGATGGTCTCCGCCAACGGCGCTGCCGAGACGCTGACGCTGGCGCCGGACTTCATCAAGGGCGGGCGCGCCATGCACTCGGTGTTCGAGACCATCGACCGCAAGACGGAGGTGGAGCCCGACGACGTGGACGCGGCGCCGGTGCCCGAGCGCCCCAGGGGCGAGGTGGAGCTCAAGCATGTCGACTTCTCGTACCCGTCCCGGCCGGACATCCAGGTGTTCCAGGACCTGAGCCTCCGCGCGCGCGCCGGCAGGACGCTGGCGCTGGTCGGGCCGAGCGGATGCGGCAAGAGCTCGGTGCTGGCGCTGATCCAGCGGTTCTACGAGCCCACGTCCGGGCGCGTGCTCCTGGACGGCAAGGACGTGCGCAAGTACAACCTGCAGGCGCTGCGGCGCGTGATCGCGATGGTGCCGCAGGAGCCGTTCCTGTTCGCGGCCAGCATCCATGACAACATCGCGTACGGTCGTGAGGGCGCAAcggaggcggaggtggtggaggcggcgacGCAGGCGAACGCGCACAAGTTCATCTCGGCACTGCCGGAGGGATACAGGACTCAGGTGGGCGAGCGCGGGGTGCAGCTGTCGGGCGGGCAGCGGCAGCGGATCGCCATCGCGCGCGCGCTGGTTAAGCAGGCGGCCATCATGCTGCTGGACGAGGCGACCAGCGCGCTGGACGCGGAGTCGGAGCGGTGCGTGCAGGAGGCACTGGAGCGCGCGGGGTCGGGGCGCACCACCATCGTGGTGGCGCACCGGCTGGCGACGGTGCGCAATGCCCACACGATCGCCGTGATCGACGACGGCAAGGTGATGGAGCAGGGGTCGCACTCGCACCTGCTCAACCACCACCCTGACGGATGCTACGCGCGCATGCTGCAGCTGCAGCGGCTGACCGGTGCCACTGCGGCGTCGACGTCGAACGGGACTGCGTAG
- the LOC133895817 gene encoding uncharacterized protein LOC133895817: MGGKCPHRKVKKRRLSHKTARRGKFLLKADDAVYDELVKLADQGKDAEAKQLPVDEDLPGMGQFYCLHCDRYFANETVKDDHYRSKRHKKRVKIMSGPAPHTQLDAELAAGMGMPDNGLKLMSL, encoded by the exons ATGGGAGGCAAGTGCCCGCACCGCAAGGTCAAGAAGCGCCGCCTCTCGCACAAGACGGCGCGCCGCGGCAAGTTCCTCCTAAAGGCCGACGACGCCGTCTACGACGAGCTGGTCAAGCTGGCCGACCAGGGCAAGGACGCCGAAGCCAAGCAGCTCCCCGTTGACGAGGACCTCCCCGGCATGGGCCAGTTCTACTGCCTCCACTGCGA TCGGTACTTTGCAAACGAGACCGTGAAAGACGACCACTACCGCTCAAAGCGCCACAAGAAAAG GGTGAAGATAATGTCTGGACCAGCCCCACACACGCAACTTGATGCAGAACTTGCTGCTGGAATGGGAATGCCTGACAATGGCCTGAAGCTCATGTCCTTGTGA